From Corallococcus exiguus:
CGCGGCGTCGACGGTGGCGCCGTCACGGAGCAGGCGGTTGCGGTTCTTGAGGGCGCGGGCGTACTCGCGGCTTTCCCTGAGGAAGGCGGGGAAGCGGTTGAAGACGGCGCGGTCGAGGAAGGCGCGGCGGGAGTCGGGGCCGCCCTTGATGACCTCCAGGTCATCAGGGGTGAAGGCGACGACGGAGACACCGCCGAAGTAGTCCTCGAGGCTGGCGGCCTTCTTGCCGTCCACGAGGGCCTGGCGGGTGCCGCCGCCGACTTCGACGGAGATTTCGCGCTCGGCGCCCTTGAGGAGGAAGCGGCCGGTGACGCGAGCGGCCTGGGAGCCCCAGCGCACGAGTTCGGAGAGGCGTCCGGCGCGGAGGGGCTTGAGGGTGGCGAGGAAGTAGAGCGCCTCCAGGAGGTTGGTCTTCCCCTGCCCGTTCTGGCCCACGGCGATGGTCGAGTGGGGGCTGGGTGCGAGCTGCACCGCCGGGAGGTTGCGGAAGTCCTGGACCTGGAGCGAGAGGAGGCGCACAGCGTCACCGTGAAGGGGCCGACCTTCGTACTACAGATGCGGCGGCCGGCGGGGCGCGGGATTCAGCGGGTGACGCTCGGTTGGTGGGGGCGGGAGCGTCAGGGACAGAGCCGTCGCCGCCAGTGGTCCAGGTAGTTCCCGATCCCGGCGTCGTCCGACTTGTACATGAAAGGTTTCAGGAAGCAGGCCAGGGCGCGGTACTGGGGCGGAACGGGTTCCGTCTCGATGTCGATGGCCTCGGGCCATTCGCTCAGGGTGACCAGCAGGCGATCCTGTTCCATGGGGAGGAGGGAGACCTCCGGGAACGGCAGTGCCTGCCGCAGCGCTTCAGTGCCTCCCATCCGGTCCAGCAGCGGCGGGCCCAGGAAGGTGAGCCAGTGCGCGCCCAGGGCGTGGGTTCCGATAACGTAACCGAGGCCAGCGACAGCGGGCAGGTCCACACCCAGATAGCGCGCGGAGTATTTCTCCAGGACCTTCCAGTCCCCTCCGGTCCAGGAGCCCTCTCGAGAGGCAAGAGCGAAGCTCGCGTAGCCGAAATGGAAGGGCAGCTCCCGAGCCAACTCCAACACCAGGTCCCGCATCTGATGGGGTCCCTGATCCAGAAGGAATTCGGTCGGGAACGTGAAGGACATCGCGGTGGAGGACCCAACGCAGAGCGGGAGTTGGATCCGGTAGCTGTGATACTCGAACTGGTATCCCCCGGTGCCCCCATCCAGGTCGGACAATCCGACGTGCCAGGCCAAGCGGGAGGGGCGATCCACCATCCGCTTGCGAATGACCTCCCATCCGTCCTCATCCAGTTCAAGGACATCCCCATCGTCCGCGCCGTACCAGTTCAGCGACTGGGGTGGGATGGCTCGAACGTAGGTCTGCAAGGCCCGCCAGCATGCCTGCGCCACGATGCTGTGGTCATGGGGGATGAAGAACGAGACCACGACACCGTCGCGGGCCGCTACCGCGCCATCCCTGTAATGGAGACGAAGGGTGGGGAGGTTCGCGCTCATGGCCTGTCGACAACTCCTTTCTTGGGGGAAATGAGCAAGGCGTCACCACCCAGCGCATCCTCATAAACCAGTTCCTGCGTTTGTCCCTTATAGGGACTGCCCTCTCCATAGACGGTCCACTGCGGTTCGTTGGTCTCAGGGCAGGGGAACTTGAAGTCGAGGGTGAGCGCGGACTCGAGCAGGTTGCGGTCCGCGTGGAGGACGAGATCCGGTTTGATCGTGCCCCGGAGCTCATCGGTGCAGCCCTCGGCGAGCATC
This genomic window contains:
- a CDS encoding type VI immunity family protein, translating into MSANLPTLRLHYRDGAVAARDGVVVSFFIPHDHSIVAQACWRALQTYVRAIPPQSLNWYGADDGDVLELDEDGWEVIRKRMVDRPSRLAWHVGLSDLDGGTGGYQFEYHSYRIQLPLCVGSSTAMSFTFPTEFLLDQGPHQMRDLVLELARELPFHFGYASFALASREGSWTGGDWKVLEKYSARYLGVDLPAVAGLGYVIGTHALGAHWLTFLGPPLLDRMGGTEALRQALPFPEVSLLPMEQDRLLVTLSEWPEAIDIETEPVPPQYRALACFLKPFMYKSDDAGIGNYLDHWRRRLCP